From a region of the Synechococcus sp. RS9916 genome:
- a CDS encoding sirohydrochlorin chelatase has protein sequence MAADLSELNPAEVGVLICGHGSRNRLAVEEFARLAEGLRPRMGGLPVEHGYLEFAKPILRDSLDRLREEGVKRVLAVPAMLFAAGHAKNDIPSVLNTYSAETGLTIDYGRELGVDRLMIGAAGARIREALDQSPSDVPLEETLLVVVGRGSSDPDANSNVAKVTRMLVEGFGFGWGETVYSGVTFPLVEPGLRHVVRLGFRRIVVFPYFLFSGVLVSRIRQHTDLVAADHPDVDFVSASYLGDHPLVLDTFVERVEEVLGGETAMNCSLCKYRAQVLGFEDEVGLAQESHHHHVEGLTDGCDLCERECTGACQPDGIPIPLGGGHHHGSSHDHSHGHDHGHTHDHSHDHGHHPYPHADHPLGPDTLRKTTKQREANDTES, from the coding sequence GTGGCCGCGGACCTCTCTGAACTCAATCCCGCTGAGGTGGGCGTCCTGATTTGCGGTCATGGCAGTCGCAACCGCCTTGCTGTTGAAGAATTCGCTCGACTCGCTGAAGGGCTGAGGCCTCGAATGGGGGGCTTGCCGGTGGAACACGGTTACCTGGAATTCGCCAAGCCGATCCTGCGGGACTCGCTCGATCGTCTTCGTGAGGAAGGAGTAAAACGGGTTCTGGCTGTGCCCGCCATGCTCTTTGCGGCAGGGCATGCCAAAAACGACATTCCTTCAGTGCTGAACACCTACAGCGCTGAAACGGGGCTAACCATCGACTACGGCCGCGAGCTGGGCGTTGATCGGCTGATGATCGGCGCGGCTGGTGCTCGGATTCGTGAAGCCTTGGATCAGTCGCCAAGCGATGTGCCCTTGGAGGAAACCCTGCTTGTCGTGGTGGGGCGCGGTTCGTCGGATCCGGACGCCAACTCCAATGTGGCCAAGGTCACCCGCATGCTCGTCGAAGGCTTTGGGTTCGGTTGGGGTGAAACCGTTTATTCCGGTGTGACTTTTCCGTTGGTCGAGCCGGGGCTTCGTCATGTGGTGCGCCTTGGATTCCGCCGGATCGTGGTGTTCCCCTACTTCCTTTTTTCAGGTGTGTTGGTGAGTCGCATCCGCCAGCACACGGATTTGGTGGCTGCCGATCATCCCGATGTGGATTTCGTGTCGGCCTCCTATCTCGGCGATCACCCCCTGGTACTCGACACCTTTGTCGAGCGCGTTGAAGAGGTGCTGGGCGGTGAAACGGCCATGAATTGCTCCCTCTGTAAGTACAGAGCCCAGGTGCTCGGCTTTGAGGATGAGGTTGGGCTTGCGCAGGAAAGCCACCATCACCATGTGGAGGGCCTGACGGATGGTTGTGACCTGTGCGAGCGCGAGTGCACCGGTGCTTGTCAGCCGGATGGCATCCCCATTCCTCTCGGGGGCGGACACCATCACGGTTCCTCCCACGACCACTCGCATGGTCATGACCATGGCCATACCCATGACCACAGCCACGACCATGGCCATCACCCCTATCCGCATGCGGATCACCCGTTGGGGCCAGACACGCTTCGCAAAACCACGAAACAACGTGAAGCTAATGACACAGAAAGCTGA
- a CDS encoding SulP family inorganic anion transporter: MTTLGPMRQWFSNPAREMLSGLVVAFAMIPEAIAFSGIAGVDPQVGLFGAFCLSITIAFVGGRTAMITSATGSTALLMTSLVASGNARGLELGVQGLGLQYLLVAGILTGVLQILWGYLRLAHQMRFVPQGVLSGFVNALALLIFQAQLPQLGINLQFGEHGDHGGQSVLAAAQIPTVGLLVVLGLVIIYGLPRLTRLIPSQLVAIVALTFISINLQRIFPEAQNLDIPTVKSLGQLPGNLPIPSLPFGALSDGKVPFSLATFSIVLPTALSISLVGLMETFLTQDILDDKTDSNSNKNTEARGQGIANLVSSLFGGMAGCALVGQSVMNIDNGGRARLSTLFSGVSLMAMILLARGWVQQIPMAALVAVMISIAVSTADIAGLRAIRRIPKSDTAVMLMTFAVTMLTTPHNLALGVLAGVALAALLFSRKVAKVIRVEAEDIAADHRRYRVTGQLFFVSKVYFLQGFDVHDHPAQITIDLSAVHIWDQTGVSALNQLTRKLERGGSKVTVEGLNTESLNLLERIGTQPEGAHG; the protein is encoded by the coding sequence ATGACGACCCTTGGTCCCATGCGGCAGTGGTTCAGCAATCCAGCCAGGGAAATGCTCTCCGGGCTGGTGGTTGCATTCGCAATGATCCCGGAGGCCATTGCCTTCTCCGGCATCGCAGGGGTGGACCCTCAGGTGGGTCTGTTCGGAGCGTTTTGTCTCTCCATCACGATTGCCTTCGTGGGTGGACGCACGGCGATGATCACGTCGGCCACAGGCTCCACGGCCCTGCTGATGACCAGCCTGGTGGCCAGTGGGAATGCCCGCGGCCTTGAGCTTGGTGTGCAAGGCCTTGGCCTGCAATATCTACTTGTGGCAGGCATTCTCACCGGTGTGCTCCAAATTCTCTGGGGCTATCTGCGCCTGGCCCACCAGATGCGTTTTGTCCCCCAGGGTGTGCTCAGTGGCTTCGTGAATGCCCTAGCCCTGCTGATTTTTCAGGCACAGCTTCCTCAGCTGGGAATCAATCTGCAATTCGGAGAGCACGGAGACCATGGTGGTCAGTCAGTGCTGGCTGCAGCACAAATTCCGACGGTTGGATTGCTGGTGGTCCTGGGCTTAGTGATCATCTACGGACTCCCCAGGCTGACCCGGCTTATCCCCTCCCAGCTGGTGGCAATCGTTGCGCTGACCTTTATCAGCATCAACCTCCAGAGGATCTTCCCTGAAGCCCAGAATCTGGATATCCCCACGGTCAAAAGCTTGGGGCAACTACCTGGCAATCTGCCGATTCCCAGTCTTCCTTTCGGGGCCTTATCGGATGGCAAGGTTCCCTTCAGTCTGGCGACATTTAGCATCGTCTTGCCCACAGCCCTGTCGATCTCTCTCGTCGGCCTGATGGAGACCTTCCTGACCCAGGACATTCTCGACGACAAAACCGACAGCAACTCCAACAAAAACACCGAAGCCCGCGGACAAGGCATTGCCAACCTGGTGTCATCACTGTTCGGCGGCATGGCCGGCTGTGCCCTGGTCGGCCAGTCGGTGATGAACATCGACAACGGTGGCCGCGCTCGCCTGTCGACCCTCTTCTCGGGCGTGAGCCTGATGGCGATGATTCTGCTGGCTCGGGGCTGGGTGCAACAGATCCCGATGGCTGCTCTGGTGGCCGTGATGATCAGCATCGCTGTCAGCACAGCCGATATTGCCGGACTTCGCGCCATCCGTCGCATCCCGAAGAGCGATACCGCTGTGATGCTGATGACCTTCGCGGTCACGATGCTCACCACTCCGCACAACCTGGCCCTGGGGGTGCTGGCCGGTGTGGCCCTTGCCGCCTTGTTGTTCAGCCGCAAAGTGGCCAAGGTGATTCGCGTTGAGGCTGAAGACATCGCTGCAGATCACCGCCGTTATCGCGTCACCGGTCAGCTGTTTTTCGTGAGCAAGGTCTATTTCCTCCAAGGGTTCGACGTGCATGACCACCCCGCTCAGATCACCATTGATCTGAGTGCAGTGCACATCTGGGACCAGACCGGTGTCTCCGCCCTGAATCAACTCACGCGAAAACTGGAGCGGGGTGGTTCCAAGGTGACGGTTGAAGGACTCAACACCGAGAGCCTGAATCTTTTGGAGCGCATCGGCACGCAACCCGAAGGGGCTCACGGTTGA
- a CDS encoding amino acid ABC transporter substrate-binding protein encodes MHFRTLSGLLAGVLMLQGCATLGEGGASRLGLIQQRKSLRCGVSGKIPGFSFLRPNGSYSGLDVDLCKAFAAAFVGDATAVEYRPLTAPERFTALRTGEIDLLSRNTTFNLSRDAAGGNGVSFAPVVFHDGQGLIVKKTSGIRQLTDLRNQSICVGSGTTTEQNLNDALEAQGIAYTPIKYQDLNQVVAGYLQDRCSAMTSDRSQLAAARSGFANPQEHVILNAVLSKEPLAPLSVGGDQRLGDAMRWVVYALITAEELGLTQANVQERLAKAQNNPQMTQLRRFLGVDGELGTKLGLAPDFVVRVIEATGNYGEIYNRHLGPDSAVPIPRGLNQLHRDGGAMTAPPFQ; translated from the coding sequence ATGCATTTCCGCACCCTCTCAGGACTGCTGGCGGGTGTTCTGATGCTTCAAGGATGCGCGACCCTCGGAGAGGGAGGGGCATCCCGTCTGGGTCTGATTCAGCAACGCAAAAGCTTGCGCTGTGGTGTCAGCGGGAAAATTCCTGGATTCAGTTTTCTGCGGCCCAATGGCAGTTACTCCGGCCTTGACGTGGATCTCTGCAAAGCCTTTGCCGCTGCCTTCGTTGGCGATGCCACCGCAGTGGAGTACCGGCCTCTGACAGCCCCCGAACGATTTACGGCATTGCGAACCGGTGAGATCGATCTGCTCTCCCGCAACACCACCTTCAACCTCAGCCGTGACGCCGCAGGGGGCAATGGCGTCAGCTTTGCTCCCGTGGTCTTTCACGACGGCCAGGGGTTGATCGTCAAAAAGACAAGCGGAATCCGTCAACTCACTGACCTACGCAACCAGAGCATCTGCGTGGGCTCAGGGACCACAACCGAGCAAAACCTCAACGACGCCTTGGAAGCACAGGGCATCGCTTACACACCGATCAAATATCAGGACCTCAATCAGGTGGTGGCTGGTTACCTCCAGGACCGCTGCAGTGCCATGACCTCCGACCGATCCCAGCTAGCAGCGGCCCGTTCCGGCTTCGCCAACCCCCAAGAGCACGTCATCCTCAACGCGGTGCTCAGCAAAGAGCCCTTGGCCCCGCTCTCGGTGGGCGGAGACCAGAGGCTCGGAGATGCCATGCGCTGGGTGGTCTACGCCCTGATCACCGCCGAAGAGCTGGGCCTCACGCAGGCGAATGTGCAGGAACGTCTGGCCAAGGCGCAAAACAACCCACAGATGACCCAACTGCGTCGCTTCCTTGGCGTGGATGGTGAACTTGGAACGAAACTGGGCCTCGCTCCTGACTTTGTGGTGCGGGTGATCGAAGCCACCGGCAATTACGGCGAGATCTACAACCGCCACCTCGGCCCCGACAGTGCGGTGCCCATTCCCCGTGGCCTCAACCAGCTGCATCGCGATGGCGGTGCCATGACCGCTCCACCGTTCCAGTGA
- a CDS encoding amino acid ABC transporter ATP-binding protein, translating into MTAAITAHSICKSFGTGHRALDDVSLEVARGEVLVVMGPSGSGKSTLIRTFNGLESIDDGEIDVLGLRLNSDSDPRQIQRIRKRVGMVFQQFNLFPHLTILDNITLAPMRVQKQARAAAQEKAMLLLEQMGIAEQASKYPAQLSGGQQQRVAIARALALQPEVMLFDEPTSALDPERVKEVLDAMRLLADQGMTMVVVTHEIGFAREVADRVLFMDAGRVVESSDPERFFTQAKEERTRRFLRQIH; encoded by the coding sequence ATGACGGCTGCGATCACGGCGCACTCAATCTGCAAAAGCTTTGGCACAGGTCATCGCGCCCTTGATGACGTGAGCCTCGAGGTGGCCCGAGGAGAGGTGTTGGTGGTGATGGGTCCGTCCGGATCGGGGAAAAGCACCCTGATTCGCACCTTCAATGGCCTGGAATCCATCGATGACGGTGAGATCGACGTACTGGGGCTACGCCTCAACAGCGACAGCGATCCCCGTCAAATCCAGCGAATCCGCAAACGGGTGGGAATGGTGTTTCAGCAGTTCAATCTGTTCCCCCATCTCACCATCCTCGACAACATCACCCTGGCCCCGATGCGGGTGCAGAAGCAGGCCCGCGCTGCCGCCCAAGAAAAGGCGATGCTGCTGCTGGAGCAGATGGGCATTGCAGAACAAGCCAGCAAATATCCAGCTCAACTGAGCGGCGGACAACAGCAGCGTGTGGCCATTGCCCGAGCCCTGGCCTTGCAACCAGAGGTGATGCTGTTCGATGAACCCACCAGCGCCCTCGATCCTGAGCGCGTCAAGGAGGTGCTCGATGCCATGCGCTTACTGGCCGACCAGGGGATGACCATGGTGGTCGTGACCCATGAGATTGGGTTTGCACGCGAAGTGGCCGATCGCGTGCTGTTTATGGATGCCGGTCGGGTGGTGGAAAGCTCCGATCCAGAACGCTTTTTCACCCAGGCGAAAGAGGAACGCACCCGCCGCTTCCTTCGCCAGATTCACTGA
- a CDS encoding ABC transporter permease subunit (The N-terminal region of this protein, as described by TIGR01726, is a three transmembrane segment that identifies a subfamily of ABC transporter permease subunits, which specificities that include histidine, arginine, glutamine, glutamate, L-cystine (sic), the opines (in Agrobacterium) octopine and nopaline, etc.), whose protein sequence is MLKRSHRWLLQLGIVVVLLTLTGVLINNLAVNLIRTGLGLSFEWLSRPAGFALAEHPLPYRSSDPYAWALLVGWLNSLKVILAGLVTATVLGVLAGAARRSINPLLRQLAALYVGLIRQVPLLLQLLFWYFVALLGLPRTNPSPLGSLLTLTNQGISVLGVHLSVEFTAVLLGLSVFTGASIAEVVRGGLDSVPRGQWEAFRSLGLSEAMGLRRVVLPQALPAILPGLTSQYLNLAKNSTLAIAVGYADLYAVSDTTITQTGRAIEGFLLLLFSFLLLNLIINAAMQLLNRAVISRRQHS, encoded by the coding sequence ATGCTCAAACGCTCGCATCGATGGTTGCTGCAGCTGGGCATCGTGGTGGTGCTGCTCACCCTCACCGGTGTGCTGATCAACAACCTCGCAGTGAACTTGATTCGCACGGGCTTGGGATTGAGCTTTGAGTGGCTCAGCCGCCCCGCCGGTTTTGCACTTGCCGAACACCCTCTGCCCTATCGGTCCTCGGACCCCTACGCATGGGCTTTGCTGGTGGGTTGGCTGAACAGCCTCAAGGTGATCCTGGCTGGGTTGGTGACTGCCACCGTTCTCGGGGTTCTGGCAGGCGCCGCGCGCCGCAGCATTAACCCTCTGCTGCGGCAGCTTGCCGCGCTGTACGTGGGATTGATTCGCCAGGTCCCTCTGCTGCTGCAGTTGTTGTTCTGGTATTTCGTTGCCCTGCTCGGACTGCCCCGCACCAATCCTTCACCTCTGGGATCCCTTCTGACGCTTACCAATCAGGGCATTTCTGTGCTGGGGGTGCACCTGAGTGTGGAATTCACCGCAGTGCTTCTGGGACTGAGCGTGTTCACCGGTGCATCGATTGCTGAGGTGGTCCGTGGTGGACTCGATTCAGTGCCTCGTGGGCAATGGGAAGCCTTCCGAAGCCTTGGCCTTTCTGAAGCGATGGGGTTGCGCAGGGTGGTGCTCCCCCAAGCATTGCCAGCCATCCTTCCAGGCCTCACCAGCCAGTACCTGAATCTCGCCAAGAACAGCACGCTGGCTATCGCTGTCGGCTATGCCGATCTCTACGCAGTCAGCGACACCACCATCACTCAGACCGGTCGAGCAATCGAAGGATTTCTGCTGCTGCTATTCAGTTTTCTGCTGCTCAATCTGATCATCAACGCCGCCATGCAGCTCTTGAACCGAGCGGTGATCAGCCGTAGGCAGCACTCCTAA
- a CDS encoding GMC oxidoreductase, whose amino-acid sequence MPRTMAFNSSISVNQRPFEAIVVGSGATGGTAALTLAEAGIRVLVLEAGPQLSVGQALGNEPGNTIRRLQGLIAGTHRQQAQHPGYWKQNPALYINEQQHPYSHPPSRPFLWTRGHQVGGRSLTWGGITLRLSDRDFKAAESDGHGPVWPIAHQDLDPHYTVLEQQLAVHGQRDGLLQVPDGWATKALASTPEELHFATAVQQKLNHPWMPSRGFELPAVSPDSPWPRSSSPGSTLHGALATGRVELCSGQMVERLLLDPGQEQATGLISVNLRDGSRTRFEAPLIVLCASTIQSLRILLNSEEQTSAGGFKDPSGQLGHRLMDHVSSCRFFCVPERSTQANPAPLSGAGSFFLPFGSCLETAEPVNFMRGYGLWGGINRFDPPAAMQRQSGCRLGFLIGHGEVLANDRNHVSLSDRTDAWDVPIPHIDCQWGPNELAMVKHMQSTMETAITAAGGLVKPLQDLLHMPLVEPFVASSAAVGDQAPPPGYYIHEVGGAAMGESETTSVVDSWNRLWRCRNVLVTDGACWPTSAWQSPTLTMMAITRRACLKAVRRSGD is encoded by the coding sequence ATGCCACGCACAATGGCCTTCAACAGCAGCATCAGCGTGAACCAACGTCCCTTCGAGGCGATCGTGGTTGGGTCGGGGGCCACCGGAGGGACTGCCGCTCTGACCCTCGCAGAAGCGGGCATCCGAGTGCTGGTGCTGGAGGCTGGACCACAACTGAGCGTTGGTCAAGCCCTAGGAAACGAGCCGGGCAACACGATCCGCAGACTGCAAGGTCTGATCGCTGGCACCCATCGTCAACAGGCGCAACACCCCGGCTACTGGAAGCAAAATCCAGCGCTCTACATCAATGAACAACAGCATCCCTACAGCCACCCACCCAGTCGGCCGTTTCTTTGGACCAGGGGCCATCAAGTTGGGGGACGAAGTCTGACCTGGGGGGGCATCACTCTGCGTCTGTCGGATCGGGACTTCAAGGCCGCTGAATCCGACGGCCATGGACCGGTTTGGCCCATCGCCCACCAGGATCTCGATCCCCACTACACAGTCCTCGAACAACAGCTAGCGGTGCATGGCCAGCGAGACGGGCTGCTCCAGGTGCCTGACGGATGGGCTACCAAGGCGCTCGCATCAACGCCTGAGGAACTGCACTTCGCCACAGCGGTTCAACAGAAGCTGAACCACCCCTGGATGCCATCGCGGGGATTTGAACTTCCCGCCGTTTCCCCGGATAGTCCCTGGCCCCGATCCAGCAGTCCGGGAAGCACACTCCACGGTGCGTTGGCGACCGGACGCGTTGAACTGTGCAGCGGACAGATGGTCGAACGGCTGCTGCTGGATCCGGGCCAGGAGCAAGCCACCGGTTTAATCAGCGTCAACCTCAGGGATGGAAGCCGCACCAGGTTTGAAGCGCCCCTGATCGTGCTCTGCGCCTCCACCATTCAAAGCCTGCGCATCCTGCTGAATTCGGAGGAACAAACCAGCGCAGGGGGATTCAAAGACCCCTCCGGACAACTGGGTCATCGCTTGATGGACCATGTATCAAGCTGCCGGTTCTTCTGCGTGCCAGAGCGATCGACGCAGGCCAACCCCGCCCCCCTCTCCGGTGCAGGCAGCTTTTTTCTTCCCTTTGGATCCTGTCTGGAGACGGCTGAACCCGTCAATTTCATGCGCGGATACGGTCTCTGGGGAGGCATCAACCGCTTTGATCCTCCGGCAGCAATGCAGCGCCAGTCGGGATGTCGCCTCGGCTTTCTGATCGGCCATGGCGAAGTGTTGGCCAACGACCGTAACCACGTCAGCCTCTCCGACCGCACCGATGCCTGGGACGTGCCGATTCCCCACATTGATTGCCAATGGGGACCCAATGAATTGGCCATGGTGAAGCACATGCAATCCACCATGGAAACTGCCATCACCGCCGCTGGCGGCCTGGTCAAACCACTGCAAGACCTACTGCACATGCCCCTGGTGGAGCCGTTTGTGGCGTCCAGCGCAGCGGTTGGCGATCAAGCTCCGCCTCCTGGTTACTACATCCACGAAGTCGGGGGTGCAGCCATGGGAGAAAGCGAAACCACAAGCGTTGTCGACAGCTGGAATCGTCTCTGGCGCTGTCGCAACGTCTTAGTGACAGATGGGGCCTGTTGGCCCACCTCTGCCTGGCAGAGCCCAACGCTGACCATGATGGCGATCACCCGCAGAGCCTGCCTGAAGGCGGTCAGGCGCTCGGGCGACTGA
- a CDS encoding DUF308 domain-containing protein → MLSKPKVAAILLTVAAVAAMLLPFVSATLLTVGLGGIAFAAGLGQFLRLNDAEGTAAKLFLALSGLLYCGAAIWVLIDPIDSEISLTLFAGVLLLVNGVMELAAGASGAGPAKGLVVIDGLITSLLGLFLVLEWPSDSLWALGTLFSVGLFMTALNLFRAEQATPPAA, encoded by the coding sequence ATGCTCTCGAAGCCGAAAGTCGCAGCGATCCTGCTCACCGTTGCGGCCGTCGCAGCGATGCTGCTTCCGTTTGTGTCTGCAACCCTGCTCACAGTTGGGCTCGGTGGCATTGCTTTCGCTGCAGGACTTGGCCAGTTTCTACGCCTCAACGACGCCGAAGGGACTGCTGCAAAGCTGTTCCTAGCCCTTTCAGGCCTGCTGTATTGCGGCGCTGCCATCTGGGTGCTGATTGACCCGATCGACAGTGAAATCAGCCTCACCTTGTTCGCTGGCGTTTTGCTGCTGGTGAATGGAGTCATGGAACTCGCCGCAGGTGCCAGTGGAGCCGGCCCAGCGAAAGGATTGGTGGTGATCGACGGACTGATCACATCCCTGCTTGGCCTCTTTCTGGTGCTCGAGTGGCCCAGCGACAGCCTTTGGGCCCTGGGAACCCTCTTCAGCGTGGGGTTGTTCATGACTGCACTCAATCTGTTCCGTGCCGAGCAGGCAACACCTCCGGCAGCCTGA
- a CDS encoding amino acid ABC transporter permease, with protein sequence MQDWKALWRHGRRHPIETVISLLVIALISWAIWASGSWVVQAADWSVVGSNLPLYLSGSYPESERWRPWLWVSLLTVLTLVTLLRPTKGGRLRWLELALPWCWIGMIPLGLGLLGGGIALSAVPSRDWGGLSLTLLLTACSAALALPIGVLLALGRNSDLPVLRLSSRLYIDLMRAVPLIAVLFFGQLLIPLFLPMQLEINRVLRAVVAFALFAAAYVAEDVRGGLQSIPSTQTEAAAALGLSPIQSLRLVVLPQALRIAIPALTNQAIGLLQNTSLMALLGLVELLGIGRSLLANPAFIGRHLEVYVWLGGLYWMFCTAMALLARRIERDSPPLGGHTA encoded by the coding sequence ATGCAGGACTGGAAAGCCCTCTGGCGTCACGGACGCCGCCATCCGATCGAGACAGTGATCAGCCTGCTGGTGATTGCCTTGATCTCTTGGGCGATCTGGGCCAGTGGCAGTTGGGTTGTTCAAGCCGCCGACTGGAGCGTGGTGGGCAGCAACCTGCCCCTGTATCTGAGCGGCAGCTATCCGGAGAGTGAGCGCTGGCGGCCATGGCTATGGGTTTCTCTGCTGACGGTGCTCACCCTGGTCACGTTGTTGCGACCCACCAAAGGCGGCAGGCTCCGCTGGCTTGAGCTTGCTCTCCCTTGGTGCTGGATTGGCATGATTCCCCTCGGCTTGGGGTTGCTGGGAGGAGGAATCGCCCTGAGCGCCGTGCCGAGCCGAGACTGGGGAGGCCTCAGCCTCACCCTTCTCTTGACGGCCTGCAGTGCAGCATTGGCCCTCCCCATCGGTGTGCTGCTCGCGCTTGGGCGCAACAGTGATCTTCCAGTTCTACGGCTCAGCAGTCGCCTTTACATCGATCTGATGCGCGCTGTGCCATTGATCGCAGTGCTGTTTTTCGGGCAGCTGTTAATCCCTCTCTTTCTGCCCATGCAACTGGAGATCAACCGCGTGTTGAGAGCCGTCGTGGCGTTCGCCTTATTCGCGGCTGCCTATGTCGCTGAAGACGTGCGCGGCGGCCTCCAGTCCATCCCCTCCACCCAGACCGAAGCGGCTGCGGCCCTTGGCCTCTCACCGATCCAATCGCTTCGGCTTGTGGTTCTGCCCCAGGCTCTGCGCATTGCCATTCCGGCGCTGACCAATCAAGCCATCGGCCTGCTTCAGAACACCAGCTTGATGGCGCTGCTTGGACTGGTGGAATTGTTAGGCATTGGCCGGAGCCTGCTGGCCAACCCCGCCTTCATCGGCCGACATCTCGAGGTCTATGTGTGGCTGGGCGGCCTCTATTGGATGTTTTGCACCGCCATGGCACTCCTGGCCCGGAGAATCGAACGCGACAGCCCACCTCTCGGCGGCCACACCGCCTGA
- a CDS encoding FAD-binding protein — MAPVRNPQAAAATPSGILTPSSSEVASLLNSNSHHRPLKICGGGTTSRCAAEAHWTVDLSPKLRQLTVDQQTHRVRFGSGWTMGELQGELAQWGCMVTTGLSGLPGVGFVLTGGMGPLSRSLGLAIDHVQSLSGIWGNGQPFALKRAELSEASAKHSIQQWTALLGAAPFLGVVQEIELRTLHLLPLTVVQGCVDPNRLAELITAAEHFPRGLSLQWCWGEAIEVMLVARCDDPKAVETLSDLTRTIPLNDQRQTTAAGLHQLPAFGSRAFPSTQDLVVHQEVIGLLGPGWGKATPALLQALNAAMANRPHPRCSLSNQQLGGAVADCSSQVTAFRHRDAEWKPWITASWPPDDHNARQAALNWLVRVWEELSPYCPGIHLAQLHDHLPWHGRELEAAFGPWLTPLRQLKQQLDPEAVLPPL; from the coding sequence GTGGCCCCCGTTCGCAATCCCCAGGCCGCTGCCGCCACACCGTCCGGAATTCTCACCCCCTCGTCCTCTGAGGTCGCATCGCTGCTCAACAGCAACTCCCACCACAGACCCCTGAAGATCTGTGGTGGAGGGACCACCAGTCGTTGTGCGGCAGAGGCCCACTGGACCGTGGATCTGAGTCCAAAGCTGCGGCAATTGACGGTCGATCAGCAAACCCATCGTGTGCGCTTCGGAAGCGGCTGGACCATGGGAGAGCTGCAAGGTGAGCTCGCCCAATGGGGCTGCATGGTGACCACGGGCCTATCGGGATTGCCTGGGGTTGGATTTGTGCTCACTGGCGGCATGGGTCCCCTCAGCCGCAGCCTCGGACTGGCCATTGATCACGTCCAATCGCTCTCTGGCATTTGGGGTAACGGACAACCCTTTGCACTGAAGCGAGCCGAACTCAGCGAAGCCTCGGCCAAGCACTCCATTCAGCAATGGACCGCTTTGCTCGGCGCGGCCCCATTCCTTGGGGTTGTGCAGGAGATCGAACTGCGAACCCTGCACCTACTGCCTCTGACTGTGGTTCAGGGCTGTGTCGATCCCAACCGCCTGGCTGAGCTGATCACCGCGGCAGAGCACTTTCCGCGTGGACTCAGCCTTCAATGGTGCTGGGGCGAAGCCATTGAAGTGATGTTGGTGGCGCGCTGCGATGACCCCAAGGCCGTGGAGACGTTGTCGGACCTGACCAGAACGATCCCGCTCAACGATCAACGACAGACCACTGCGGCTGGCCTGCATCAACTTCCAGCCTTCGGCAGCCGTGCCTTCCCGTCAACCCAAGACCTCGTCGTTCACCAGGAGGTGATTGGATTGCTCGGACCAGGCTGGGGCAAGGCGACTCCCGCACTGCTGCAGGCCTTGAACGCGGCGATGGCCAATCGCCCACATCCGCGCTGCAGTCTGTCGAACCAGCAACTGGGCGGAGCGGTGGCCGATTGCAGCAGCCAGGTCACTGCCTTTCGCCATCGCGACGCAGAATGGAAACCTTGGATCACCGCCAGCTGGCCGCCAGATGATCACAACGCACGGCAGGCAGCCCTGAACTGGTTGGTACGGGTCTGGGAGGAACTGAGTCCCTATTGCCCTGGAATCCATCTGGCCCAGCTGCATGACCACCTGCCCTGGCATGGCCGCGAGCTCGAAGCAGCCTTCGGTCCCTGGCTGACGCCATTGCGCCAGCTCAAACAACAGCTGGATCCGGAAGCTGTGCTGCCCCCGCTCTAG
- a CDS encoding DUF2811 domain-containing protein, with protein MDRNHLESCVDAPEAEEVCGESSPATSYVSLEAEIPEVLYRGMKEFIGTHPAWDQYRVMSSALANFLFQNGSSDRAVTERYLNDLFSRPSA; from the coding sequence GTGGACCGAAATCACCTCGAAAGTTGTGTTGATGCCCCTGAAGCCGAAGAGGTTTGTGGGGAATCCAGCCCTGCCACGTCCTACGTGAGCCTCGAGGCCGAGATCCCCGAGGTCCTCTATCGCGGCATGAAGGAGTTCATCGGTACGCATCCCGCCTGGGATCAGTACAGGGTGATGAGTTCGGCTCTCGCCAATTTTCTGTTTCAGAACGGTTCCAGTGACCGTGCCGTGACCGAGCGCTATCTCAACGACCTGTTCAGTCGCCCGAGCGCCTGA